In the genome of Bacteroidota bacterium, one region contains:
- a CDS encoding oligosaccharide flippase family protein, which produces MALIDTLKHSTNYFSASLATKALGFISIPVLTYLLTTEEYGVYNVFLSYVGIFVIILTLNSHTAISRYWYEQKDDFNSFFGTSVILASSILFISIVVFTIFSDAVSNLLEMPRKLVLLMIPYVVIQLASLIFRQIFVAQRRSKLVATIEVLKAYIGFALGIGLLILYKEQKYFAVILGQLVIGGLLSIVMIYYLKPFFKTALSKKHLTFILKYSLPRLPHALSGIILAQFDRIMIKGYTGSEDAGLYSLAYNIGMLLSIVVIALLQAWTPDFYDDMKVKNFKKIDADISKIFRMMLIAAMFLMLFGPDLGLLIAHKNYVSALYLIPYVVLGYVFWGIWGFFSRKISYSYKTIWLSVASLSAGVINILLNVWLIPIHGYEVAAYTTIASYFVMAAFGWFITKYVLKLHVPPMFNFAILIIVLIGFFSFSYLLNYYSVSLVYSILIKLVIFSSFSIVVFYKYKNEFNTIFKKYISKK; this is translated from the coding sequence ATTAAAACATTCAACGAATTATTTTTCTGCATCCTTGGCTACAAAGGCGTTGGGCTTTATTTCTATTCCTGTTCTTACCTATCTTTTAACAACCGAAGAATATGGTGTTTACAATGTATTTTTAAGCTATGTTGGAATTTTTGTAATCATTCTTACTTTAAATTCTCATACTGCAATAAGTAGATATTGGTATGAACAAAAGGATGATTTTAATAGTTTCTTTGGAACATCTGTTATTCTTGCCTCGTCAATTCTTTTTATTTCAATAGTTGTTTTTACAATTTTTTCGGATGCAGTAAGCAACTTACTGGAAATGCCTCGTAAGCTTGTACTTCTAATGATTCCTTATGTTGTAATTCAATTAGCAAGCCTTATTTTTAGACAAATTTTTGTTGCTCAAAGAAGAAGTAAGCTTGTTGCAACAATTGAAGTTTTAAAGGCTTATATTGGTTTTGCTTTAGGTATCGGGCTATTGATTCTTTACAAAGAACAAAAATATTTTGCTGTTATTCTCGGACAATTAGTAATTGGTGGACTTTTGAGTATTGTAATGATTTACTACCTGAAACCATTTTTTAAAACAGCTTTATCAAAAAAACATTTAACATTCATTTTAAAATATTCTCTTCCAAGATTACCTCATGCACTTAGCGGAATTATTCTCGCTCAATTTGACAGAATAATGATAAAAGGCTACACAGGAAGCGAAGATGCTGGTTTGTACAGTCTTGCATACAATATCGGGATGTTGCTTTCAATTGTTGTTATTGCTTTGTTGCAAGCATGGACACCTGATTTTTATGACGATATGAAAGTAAAAAATTTCAAAAAAATTGATGCTGATATCAGTAAGATTTTTCGAATGATGTTAATAGCTGCTATGTTTTTAATGTTGTTCGGTCCTGACCTCGGTTTGTTGATAGCACACAAGAATTATGTTTCCGCTTTATATTTAATTCCGTATGTTGTTCTTGGTTATGTATTTTGGGGTATTTGGGGATTTTTTAGTAGAAAAATTTCCTATTCCTACAAAACAATTTGGCTATCTGTTGCTTCTTTATCGGCTGGAGTAATTAACATTTTATTAAATGTATGGCTGATTCCAATACATGGATATGAAGTAGCGGCTTACACTACAATTGCTTCATATTTTGTAATGGCTGCATTTGGTTGGTTTATAACAAAGTATGTTCTCAAACTTCATGTTCCTCCAATGTTCAATTTTGCAATTTTAATTATTGTTTTGATAGGATTTTTCTCATTTAGCTATCTTTTAAATTATTATTCTGTTTCTCTTGTTTATTCTATCCTTATAAAATTAGTAATTTTTTCATCTTTTTCAATAGTGGTTTTTTACAAATACAAAAATGAGTTTAATACAATATTTAAAAAATATATTTCAAAAAAATAG